The genomic region CGGAGGGGGGCTTGGAGGATGGGAGTGCTAGTCCGGGGGTTTGGGCTACGGATAGTATGATGGGTATGTTCCTTGAGAAGACGAAGAAGAAGAGGAAGATGGTGTGTTGGGATGTTGAGAGGATGGAACTGACTGATGATTTTCGAAACAGCCAACAACAACACCGCAGCCTTCACCGTCCCCTCCGACCTCAAGAGCGGCAACTACGTCGTCCGCCACGAAATCATCGCCCTCCACTCCGCTGGCCAGGAAGATGGTGCTCAGAACTACCCACAATGTAAACATCTCCCCTTCCCCTTATCCCATCCACCCATTCACCCCTACTAACACTCCTTTCTCAGGCATCAACGTCAAAGTCTCCGGCTCCGGCACCACCGACCCCTGCGCCTCAGGAGCCGACTGCGCCATTGGCACGGCCCTGTACAAGAAGGACGACGCGGGCATCTTGATCAACATCTACCAGACTCTCAGCAGCTATGATATTCCGGGCCCGAAGCTTTATGGTAGCGGTggtgctgctgctgctgcgaACAAGACTGTTAAGAGGGTTGCTACGGCTTTCAGAGCTTAGGGGGGAGGTACAAGAGGTGGGTGTGTAGCTGTGGGAGCTGGGACGATGGTGAGATTTGTGTGACTTTTGTAGGGTTGTGAGTTTTTGGATTTGTCATTCTTTTTGTTGTTGTTTGGTATATAGCTGTTGCAGTTGAAACTGTGCTTTCCGATCATGTCGTGGTTTTGGTTCGTGAATGTGCCGCTCTACTCCTGCATAGTCCAAATGTGACCCAGCCATGATCAGCGTTGGAATGTATATCGTTCCCCAGAAGTCAATTGTCGCTACTCATAATATGGATTACCCTCCTCCCACTTCGGCTGCCAAGCCCCCTTCCTCTCCTTCGTCTTCAGCTGTATAGCCCGCAAAAACCCATATATAGTCTTAAGCACAGGCGCTTGCACTCCAACCTTCTCAGCTTCCCGCAGCGGCTCGCCGACAATATTCTCCATCTCGATATAATTTCCCTACGAACCTCATTAGCCCTTTCCGACAATCACAACTCCAAAGTGATCCCTTACCTTCAACGCATCCTGCCCCATACTCGGCACAAACGGCGCATCAACCGGATCACACCGGATCAAGATCTCAGGCACATCCCCCGGCAACTCCACACCCACAGCCCTCGCGGTCGCCAGAATCTCCAGCATTGCAGGCCTGATCAGATCATCAATCACATGCTGCGACATGCGCATCCGCATCGTGTCCATTGCCAGGATTGCCGAGACGGAGTTGTAGGAAGTGTTGTACACCAGCTTCCTCCAGCGCGTGAATTTCACGTCCTCGTCGTAGGTCCAGGTTACTTTGCCGCATGCCATGTACAAGTCGAGGAATCTTCTTGTAGCCTTCTCGGCTCGCTCGGGGCTGAATTTTTGGTTAGGGAAGGGTCCGAGTTTGGTGATGTCTTTGTCGTCGTGAAGGATAACGCCGTGGGACGTTTCGGCTGCTTGGATGAGGGAGACGCCAGATATGACCACGTTATCTGGGAAGCGCTCGATGATGGGCTTTTCGATGTTCAAGCCGTTCTGGAGGAGGATGATGGATGTCACCCCAGGGGTTACTGCTGGTGTGATGATGTCCAGGACGGTCGGGCTGATGTCTGGAACGTTCTTGGTTGTCACAACTACATATTCGAATGGTTCCAGACTTTCTTCTTGGACGTTTGGGACTTTGGTGAGGATGTGTGTCGGCTTGAAGCCTTGGATGTCATGGCCGTGTTCCAAGGAGTCGATTGTGAAGCCGTTCTTGGTTGCTGCTTCGTAGTTTGACCGGCAGATTGCTGTGACTTCTGCTTTGCCACCGGTCTCAAGGGCATATGAAGCCATTGTGCCAACACCTCCACTGCCTACGAGCAGGACTCGTGCCTTCTTGTCAATGGAGCCCATAGTCACTGATCTGCTAGACTCTGTAAATGTGCTGGTCTGGTGGTCGTTAGTACGTGCTAAGTCACTTTCACAGAATCCCACAGTCTTCGTTCTGGCAGTGATTCTGTCATATGTGTAGTACGCGCTGTAGACTTCTGGTGGCAGCGAGCTTGCCCTATCGACTGCCTGGACATGCCTCAATGAAACAGGCAAGTTGAGGAGAGAGCTGCCTTTCGGATCGGCCAATCAAGTCAAGCGTTTGCAGAGCTCACCTGGCTACTTTTCCAAGACTATCGTATTTTCACATGCACAATGACCATGTCGGCTTGTGCGCCGATGAGATTCGATCAGATGTTGATGGAGCCTCAGTATTGGAAGGAGTCAAGGAGTCTCGTGCGACAGAAGAGACTCGGCCCGCGCTCTGAGATGAGATCTTCGACGTCCAGGCCACAACTTCGTCTGCTGGAACTGAACAACATCTCTGCATCTTATGCTATCGTACGCCACGATTGGTGTTGGTCCATCAGGTCATGCGGATACTCTACCACACTGTTTCCATCTGGAGATCGCTATCGTTATGCGTTCGGTCGTGGCCATGAAAGCCTCCTCTACCGCCAGCATGGAACCTCTCTGTTCAACCGGCTCAGTAGCTTACATACGCCGTGCCATGGCCTGGGAGTGGTAAGCGCAATGAGCTGACTCAGATCAACAGACTATGAAGGTACAGATTTCATCTCTCGTACTGACAGCTTTGCATATCGCACCGCCACGCGAGGATGATGTCTTTGAGCACTATATACCACCGCCTCTTGAGCTTCTTCCACACGCGAGGGAGTCGTAGCAAGCGGCAGGATATTACCATACAGCCTGTCGGGCAGCGATCCAAAGACCTGGAGCAGGAAGTAACACCACTCACGCAAGCAGAGCCGGCTATGGAGGGACCAGGAAATGCAGCCGATAGTTCTACGACCCAAAACAGCTTCACAAAATTCTTCGAATTACCCTACGAGCTTCGAGACGCCATCTACGAGTATCTCCTGCCTCCCAACAGCAAGATCCACTACATCGGTGGACCTCTTCCAAGCGGAACCTTCCATATCGAAGATACCTGGATCTCAAATATGTGCCAAGCCGACCCACGATTCAACCCAGATCTTGAACGGATCGAACAAGTACGGCCAATTTGTCGCTTCATCGTCTCCCCAGACGGCTGCGACATTCCGCATGACTTCGACATCAACAAGTACAAGAGGCTAGAAATCTTCTTTGAGCATTACCACCTCGCAACCCCTGGGGTTCGCGGCCATCACATCGCATTCAGTCATTCTCTGATGACGATGAGTAACAATTTCCGTCGCTTCGTCAATCGAATCAAGACCCACGAGCGACTCCCCGAGATCCATGTCTCATTTCGTGACGAGCCTCGGCTTGGGTTGTATGGAGACCGGCACTGGACTCACGAATTGCAACAGGGCGGTCAATTCACGCAGGTCCCTGCTCAGATACTCTCCATTAGTCGCGGAGAGCGAATGTCGCTGATCTGGTATCTGCTCGAACCTATCCTGCGACTTCCACTAGCCAAAACTGCTACCATCCAGCCTATCACGTGTCTGATTGCGAGTGGACATAACGGTCCGTTCGACTCCTTTCCCAACATTGAAAATTTGAGCGGCAGGTGGATGGTGGCGTTGTGTTCTGCGTTGAGTTCGTGGCTTGAGGGCGAACGCGAACAGCCCTTCGAGGATCTGCTCAATCAGCGAAGCTCGGGGCCGGGAAGGCTGGCCCTGGCGTACTTGTAGTTGTATGGTTCAGGGTAGCTCAACGCGCTGCTACACCGCCAAGAAGGAGCACGTTGAAGCCTACTAGGAGACGGTTCGCTAGCGGAGCGATTACTCACACAAGTCAAAGAGGACACCTTTTCCTTGCCTTCACGGCATTTTCCTGGCCAACATAACAGACTGGGCAGAAGACATCATGTTGTGCCACCGTCATCGAGAATGAGGCAAGGGCAATCATCGTGAGCAAGGTCACGAACATGGCTTGAACCATCGCAAGCAAAGGACGCTGCATCGAAGTTCGGGAAGCTAGCCGATGGTCTTCATGACACAGCCCATGATGAGAATGACCCCGAAGTGGAATTCGTGTAACGGATAGCAAGGCAGACTTGCAGGAGCGCAGAATTGGCGAAACCGATCATGAAGAGAAAAAGTAGCTACGTAGCATTCCCACACTACGATCTACCTCCGCGGGTTCTCCTCCCATGGCTTCCCAGTACAGTTAAACCCAACAGGATCAACCACGTTATCGCAAAGATAGATCGCCGGGATCGTAGCGTTAACAGTATCAACAATCCCACCCATATCCTCGATCGTAAAACCCGTACAAGGACTTGCAGCACTGCACTGAATATCCGCCATCACCCCCGACGTCGTCGTTCCCGCCCAGTTCTTCAACGTGACATCTCGAAGATTGAACTCTGACGTATCGCAATTGCCGCTCGCACTGTTGTAGCTCGTGGACTGCGTCACAGCCAAGATCCCACTCGCATTGTTCAACGTGAAGTCTTCGAAGGTAATGTTGGCAGCGTACCCTAGACCAGCGCCACCTCCGTTGGGTGGGTACCCGCTGCTGACTCCGGTCCAGGTCTTGAAGTATGCGCCGTATCGCATGTTGTTAATGGTGATATTGCGAGCAGTGACGTTCTCGACAATTTCATAGCGTCCCTCGTATTGGCCTATACTGCCTACGGCCACACCAAGGCCCGTGTAGAAGTCGCAATTTTCCATTAGGATGTTGGTGCTGTTAGCTTTTGTGCTAATACTGTCATCGCCGTTGTCAACGGTCCAGCCGCGGAACATGATATTGTCAGCATAGATCGTGTCAGCGCCGTCGGTGTTCAGGGAGGAGAAGGCGAAGCCGACGGCTTGCTTGGTGTCGGTGCTGTTGATGTAGATGTCTTCCAGCAGGATATCGGAGGAGTGGATGATTGTCATGGTCCACATTTGGCTTTGCACGAAGCGGGTACGCTCGAAGACGCTAGAAGTGGTGCCGGTGATGGTGATCTGATGTGGTCGTCCTGGGTAGTTGTTTGTGCCGTTGATGAAGTCGTACCAGACCTGACCATTGCCGTCAAGTGTGCCGTAGCCGAAACCGTCCCATCTGATGTTCTCGCCGCCGAATAGCCATGCTGAGGATTGGTTTTGGTAGCCGACTGGGAGACTGTGGTTGAGCCAGTATGGGATGTTTTTGTCCCACAGAAGAGTGCCATGAAGGTCGACGTCCACGTTGCTGAGCCCTGTCGTGTTCATGACAGACTTGATGTGGTAGGTCTCATTGCCGAAGACGACTCTACCGCGATGAGAAGCATCGTTGTGGCCGCATTTCTGGAAGCGGTGAATTACTCCGACAGGGACAATTATGTCAAGAATTACTACGACAGGGACCATTATGTATTTCTTACTCCGACAGGGACTTGCACGGTATCCATATTACTGCCACAGGGACCATTATCGCCAACGACACAAATGAAGTACTATAGCCAGGTAGAGCTTCCTATATCGCTTTTACCTGCTCACCTGTTCTTGCAGAGCAGGTTAAAGCGATATAGGAGCAACAAATCAAGTAGCATAGGTAGGCAAAGGAGAGTTAATAGTTATGTCCGTGTAACCGTACTTGACTTCGTTCTCTTGTTACCTAGACCTTATCTAGTTATAGGCGCCTTCCCTATACGATTTAACCTGCTCTATAAGAACAGGTGAGCaggttatataatatagGGAAGTAGTATAATACATTTGATCGCCTAGCTTATAGCCCTCCCTCGGCGTTCTTATTCCTTAGACCTTATATAGTTATAGGCACTATATCTAGTGTGATTTTACCTACTTACTTGTCCTTACGGAGTAGGTTAAATTATACTAGACAGGGCAATACTATAACGTATATAATTGCCGAGCCTACTAGCCCTATAATTGAGCGTTACTATTATCGTAACGtatagcctagacatatcgggagccttcgactacgtgtcacacccgcggctactctatatcctaaggtcgaagggactccctaagtagcttgttaacttcgtacggtcctacctctaaaaccgtagtacgtcgatcctagtcggctagtacagaagcccatttcaagcagtctacactagaatcccgtaaggcttaacgctagcacctattctgttcctcttctttatagcgacgctactcctagccctagaatcctagaacaccgctacgagcggcttcgtagacgacataaacatcctagcgtagtcttcctcgactaaggagaactataggctactagaagagaagcacaagatctacgaggactaggctaggaggcacggggctcggtttgccctagaaaagtacaatctaatacactttacgcgccggctacggttctacaatatacaagcttctatctagatataggggcacacgactaacccggcaaatcagcttaggatcctcggactataggtggacccggcgctacggtagaggaagcacgtataggcaatattacggaaagctaaacagaatatagtattatgctagaggctcactacgtctatatagggggcggacttccggtagttacgacttctatatacggctattatacggccagtccttacctatagtagccaagtatagtccttaggcgagagggcctgcctatcgaagggactcgtcgcgccgctagcgaagatctaaaactaatgcctaaggaaggtcaccggggcatataagtcgacactaacgaggatacttaagcacgagaccgctataccgccgatcgacctatatatctagggaggtcgacgacgagaatcacctgtacgtggtgtcggctacgaacctctcgtctagctacgagagagccaagtattctcacgctggagcgtcgtgggcgcgacgggcgcgcaacgtaggcgaagccgcggcgaacagaggactaccagcaaaacgggtatgaaaaccatccgacgagcgtgtactcgtgtcgggagcgagtccctcttctttctacgtgtaagaagggcgcggaaccgtggcctatacgctcgacaggacacctctggtatgagtgcagaattttcacctccggagaccgcaaaccgagcgggctgagcgacgaacattggacgagcggactacagaacaacaactgagcggactatgcaacggcgtcgagcggactacgaaacaatctggtgtttgccagcgggcaatgcggtgggtaggtggacacgcgacgaagcctgtaagggcctgttgaacacccggtatgggaacgagggttttgcctgaggcactgcctgtcccgctacacaacgcacctagtctgacatggtagattgcgacgaggaaaagacgatagcctgagcaaggaaaagacggctgttaggacggggaaaagacgtacaatgcaagtggattagttctgtgatcggggaggatcgagggcagggtgataaggaacttcatattggttagtaggtggaaacgcaaggagtacgctgcccggcgtggtgtgtgccccgagcaaacctgcgaggcatggacggccgctttctagagataggctgcggtaacgcgaagggcgtcaaaacctggggcgtggtgtacactggcagcgacggctgacactgtctgtacagcccgagaggacggatgcgcatgtcggtcaatagagagcactaaagggcttaggcctatggaggtggatattggcttaaggagcaaacagggagggagggcgtagagggaagcttttgctccgggctaacctctcgaaacgaggctacacggtggtgctagatgagtgggaaagcgcggttaagacttgtcaccttatctcgtagctagcttgctaaatacgattccttccttgcccaaaacccggagcacatggtgctgaactgtactaagtgggtaaaagggagaagccagtggagggcgaaggcaagagacaGGAAATACCAGGCCATCATCCaggacagacaagatataaggagagtgacaagatggatccttaacgaggactacctagagcaattctccctagcagtagaaacggaaaggtggatagagaggagggagagagagagaagagccggggaaacagaagggagaaagggaatcgagaggaggacatcaccagggttacgggcaaggtagtcatagggtaacaaccatgacactagcgtaccctgaaggaaggagaacgaaaggacaagacaggaaagaacgaggagggcaaagacgaggaggttttcatccgttaatcgggtttcctacctacacaaatagacctaaatagcgagagacctgcataggccatagggcactaaaacaggcgaatgaataatctatctatctatatctagggactacggacctcctacttaggcaagtcggcatagtacctagtatagaaggtcatcgctagtacagtcgtaagggcccgcgaattagtactagcgtataggggcattcgacccggaaacgagccgaactaccgggtaagggacgaacagctagtaatataataggaaggtaagaaatcgtttgtagagcaactatagaaagagaggtggaataactaggttatagggtatagtggacgcccttagctagcgggacaacctaaggaatagttagctacaaaatccgcggtcaagcaccccccgaagcttatctactaccgccttacgagggcatagagtagtatagcaacctaactacgaagcgaacacatcggcctctaggggtacctattatagaggaaggttctaggatacacgaatactagctacccctacggctatcgctcctagaacgtacggcacgtactcctcgtctgtccgaggtggtcgctaggaaggggggagtagatagtaaaggcgaggaaccggacgattagggtacttcttaacaacgctaaggacctacggcgtattacgaactagatactagagaagggctagctagaacagtaccgcctagtaggagtagtgtaggaagagaggatacgacgtagcgcgacgagaccggctaggagcgggggctaacggggtagtgacatagactacgtacgttcagagggaaagctaaactagataaggagtagtcgggggcgggaagggtttttacctattcgggtttccctttgtatataacaatagatatatacctatataggccggatagggtcctagaacaggggaat from Fulvia fulva chromosome 2, complete sequence harbors:
- a CDS encoding Polysaccharide monooxygenase Cel61a, with product MPSLPITTAALAATLLASTLPLVSAHGYISGIVSDGKYYSGTSPSWTYAQTKPDTPGWYANNQDNGFVAPSAYASGDITCHKGATVGGAPVPVTAGKSVDLQWNTWPESHHGPVITYMAAVSGEFSAVDKANLKWFKVTEGGLEDGSASPGVWATDSMMANNNTAAFTVPSDLKSGNYVVRHEIIALHSAGQEDGAQNYPQCINVKVSGSGTTDPCASGADCAIGTALYKKDDAGILINIYQTLSSYDIPGPKLYGSGGAAAAANKTVKRVATAFRA
- a CDS encoding Alpha-L-rhamnosidase rgxB is translated as MVPVVVILDIIVPVGVIHRFQKCGHNDASHRGRVVFGNETYHIKSVMNTTGLSNVDVDLHGTLLWDKNIPYWLNHSLPVGYQNQSSAWLFGGENIRWDGFGYGTLDGNGQVWYDFINGTNNYPGRPHQITITGTTSSVFERTRFVQSQMWTMTIIHSSDILLEDIYINSTDTKQAVGFAFSSLNTDGADTIYADNIMFRGWTVDNGDDSISTKANSTNILMENCDFYTGLGVAVGSIGQYEGRYEIVENVTARNITINNMRYGAYFKTWTGVSSGYPPNGGGAGLGYAANITFEDFTLNNASGILAVTQSTSYNSASGNCDTSEFNLRDVTLKNWAGTTTSGVMADIQCSAASPCTGFTIEDMGGIVDTVNATIPAIYLCDNVVDPVGFNCTGKPWEENPRR